The DNA segment atatatgtattttagtGGTAGTTTTTTTCCCATCAACGCATTGTactgttttttacttttattatatTTTCTTACGAActcattatattttttttcaataaaTTGTAAATCTTGTTCGATACTAAGAATTTTCGATACCGGTACTCATATTTGACGATTTTAGGGATCGGTTTTTTCAATACAAGTACCGAACTCAACCCTAAACACAACTTCAATTTAGAAAACTCTTACATAAAAATGTTGATAGGAAACAAACAAATCACACACACGGTAATTCCGATTACACTATACTTTTCTTCAAACCAAAAGGAACTTcgttattttattttctttacttacaaaacaaagaaagcaacCAGCTAATGAATTTTGCATAAAAAAACCATGCAACACTTTTCTTTTAGTTGAGAACAGAAGAGAACGGAAATTGTAATTGGACAAATAAGAAACAATTCAAAACACTAATAGTATTTATCCCCACGTGTTGCATCTATTATGAAGTGTTTCATGTTGACGTTGTTTTATATTTATCTAAACCATATTGATTTTAACAAAAGAATTAAAAAATGGGTTCACTTGTAATTTCTTaataaagaaaaatatataaCTGATTTTAAGTATTTAGTAAATATGTAATAAAGTATTTTAGTAAGGGGATATGTGTAAATATCTCAAAAAGTATAATAACTAGTgaaaacactattttggtaaatgTTTTCTCAAGGAACACTAAAATGATTGTAAATAGTTTTCCTCCCAACACCACTATGGGAAAAAACTCTATTTTTTAATTTCTTCTAAAACGTGTTTTGGTTTTGTGGTTAATCACAAATCGCACCCACGGAAATTCCGAATACACTATACTTTTCTTCAAACCAAAAGGAACTTCGTTATCTTATTTTCTTCACTTacaaaacaaagaaagcaacCGGCTAATGAATTTTGCATAAAAAACCATGCGACACTTTTCTTTAATTGAGAACAGATGAGAACAGAAATTGTAATTGGACAAATAATAAACAAGGTAAAGGAAAtttcaaataaacaattaaaaaaactaACAATATATATCCCCACGTGTTGCATCTTATGAAGTGTTTCATGTTACCGTTGTTTGATCATGTTGCCGTCGTTTGATATTTATCTAAACCATATTGATTTTATCAAAAGAATTACAGTATGGGTTCACGTCACGTGTAATTTCTTaataaagaaaaatatataaCTGATTTTAAGTATTTGGTAAATATGTAATAAAGTATTTTAGTAAAGGGATATATGTAAATATCTCAAAAAGTAtaataactaataaaaatattattttgttaaatAGTTTTCAAGGAACACTAACATGGTAAATAGTTTTCCTTCCAACACCactttgagaaaaaaaaaaaaaaaaaaaaaaaaaaaaaaaaaaaaaaactctatttttttttatttcttataaaacatgttttggttTTGTGGTGAATCACAAATCACAACTCCTTGATTCTCTCTTATTGTCTTTCATATAGCTTTGGCTTCTTTCCACCATCTTAAAGTATTAGATTTGAGTTGGAACTGTTTTGTTGGAAGAATCCCGTCAACAATTAAAACTTTATCTTCTTTTAAAGCAATCACAGTTGCTTACAATATGCTCAATGGATCATTACCTAATGGTAGGTTGTCTAATAGATTGTTGCATTTAAATACTTTAAAGGTTAGCAATAATTTGTTCTAATTTTCCAGGGTTATGTGAGTTAACGAACCTAAGTGAGCTGGATCTTAGTGAAAACATGTTTGATGGAAATTTGCCTAATTGTTTGAATCGGCTATCATATCTTGAGACGCTTGATATTTCTTCAAATCAATTCACAGGAATGCTTCCGGCATCTCTGATTGCAAATCTAACATCTCTAATGTACATTGACTTTAGTCTAAACAAGTTTGAAGGCTCCTTCTCATTCAGTTCCTTATGCAATCATACAAAGCTTGAGTTTTTTCAACTTAAAAGAGACAATGAAAAACTTGAGGTGGAGACAGAAAAGCCTATAGGTTGGATTCCGATGTTCCAGTGCAAGGTTCTTGCGCTACCTAACTGGAATATCAAAAGGCTTAAAGGAAGTGTTGTTCCTAGTTTTCTACTTCACCAACACAAGTTACAAGTACTAGACATGCCTCACAATTCTTTGGAGGGACAATTTCCGAATTGGTTGCTCAAAAATAATACAAAGCTCAAATATCTAAATTTAAGGAACAACTCATTACAAGGTGTTATGCATATGGAGTATTTAAATGCTAATATGAGGTTCCTAGATATGTCTGGAAATCATATCACTGGCATTATCCATCATGATATACAAAAGTTCATTTCGTATGTAGAATATCTAAACTTTTCAAGCAATGCCCTAAATGGTGTTATCCCTTCTTCAATATGTGATTTGCATCAACTGCAAATACTGGATCTATCTCAAAATAATTTTTCAGGAAGATTACCAAATGGATTTGTTACAAATCTTTCTCACTTAGGGATGCTAAAACTATCAAAGAACGCCCTACATGGCCAGATACTTTCAGGAAACTTAAGTTTGGGTGGT comes from the Helianthus annuus cultivar XRQ/B chromosome 4, HanXRQr2.0-SUNRISE, whole genome shotgun sequence genome and includes:
- the LOC110932909 gene encoding receptor-like protein 1, which encodes MANCESILHLHNQRVSKNLKRCTGTLIFPANVLFFGDCRESASIDEYFKRLSDEDECRSVNLRIPSTIKTLSSFKAITVAYNMLNGSLPNGLCELTNLSELDLSENMFDGNLPNCLNRLSYLETLDISSNQFTGMLPASLIANLTSLMYIDFSLNKFEGSFSFSSLCNHTKLEFFQLKRDNEKLEVETEKPIGWIPMFQCKVLALPNWNIKRLKGSVVPSFLLHQHKLQVLDMPHNSLEGQFPNWLLKNNTKLKYLNLRNNSLQGVMHMEYLNANMRFLDMSGNHITGIIHHDIQKFISYVEYLNFSSNALNGVIPSSICDLHQLQILDLSQNNFSGRLPNGFVTNLSHLGMLKLSKNALHGQILSGNLSLGGIDVLHLDNNYFTGNIGNNIVEHNDRLISMDISDNFFRGTIPSWISNATGIVELVMRNNRFEGQIPCGKASFSYLDISHNFFSGPIPYCLNLEQMQFLHLSYNRFTGLVPNNLSGRIPEFLVMLSGKLPEWKAQFVTFTEESYEGNPLLFGPPLENNCITKSPVTHPSNEEGTNKKWYSVDMASFYGSSCSTWLVFILGLQRFFTSILTGVEGG